The following coding sequences lie in one Salvelinus namaycush isolate Seneca unplaced genomic scaffold, SaNama_1.0 Scaffold11, whole genome shotgun sequence genomic window:
- the LOC120035716 gene encoding tripartite motif-containing protein 16-like, translating into MAQQGVLLDQDQFCCSVCLDLLKEPVTIPCGHNYCRICIEGCWDQDVLKGVYSCPQCRHTFTPRPTLMKNNMLAEVVEKLKKTGLQAAPPPALCYAGPGDVACDFCTGTRKQKAIMSCLVCLASYCETHLQPHYEFPALKKHKLVKATAQLQEKICSHHDKLLEVYCRTDQQCICYLCTMDEHKGHDTVSAAAERTEKQRQLGMSQQKVQQRFQERQKELKNLQKAVKSLKRSAQAAVEDSDQIFTELIRSIERRSSEVKELIRAQEKAQVSQAEGLLEQLKQEIAELRKRSTELEQLSHTEDHIHFLQSYQSLSSISVSSDLPSIVVRPLQYFGDVSKTVSELREKLEDFLKGEWTKISTTVNIVDVVLPPEPKTREQLLQYSCQLTLDPNTAYTFLSLSEGNRKVTCTDQVQPYPDHPDRFTNYCQVLCREGLSGRCYWEVERTGDVITAVSYKDISRTGTDGGFGHNNKSWSLQYYSGDYCFIHNNVVTKVSGPQSSRVGVYLDHKAGTLSFYSVSDTMTLLHRVQTTFTQTLYPGFMLNGTAELVKL; encoded by the exons ATGGCTCAGCAGGGAGTTCTGCTGGACCAGGAccagttctgttgttctgtctgtctggatctacTGAAGGAACCAGTCACCATCCCCTGTGGACACAATTACTGTAGAATCTGTATTGAGGGCTGCTGGGATCAGGATGTTCTGAAAGGGGTCTATAGCTGTCCTCAGTGCAGACATACCTTCACTCCAAGGCCAACTCTGATGAAAAATAACATGTTGGCTGAGGTGGTGGAGAAACTGAAGAAGACAGGACTCCAGGCTGctccccctcctgctctgtgctatgctggacctggagatgtggcgtgtgatttctgcactgggaccagaaagcagaaagccatcatgtcctgtctggtgtgtctggcctcttactgtgagactcacctccaACCTCACTATGAATTTCCTGCTTTGAAGAAGCACAAGCTGGTCAAAGCCACCGCACAACTACAGGAGAAGATCTGCTCTCATCATGACAAACTGCTGGAGGTTTACTGTCGTACCGATCAGCAGTGTATCTGTTATCTGTGTACAatggatgaacataaaggccatgatacagtgtcagctgcagcagagaggactgAGAAACAG AGGCAGCTGGGGATGAGTCAGCAGAAGGTCCAGCAGAGATTCCAGGAGAGACAGAAGGAGCTGAAGAATCTCCAAAAAGCTGTGAAGTCTCTCAAG cgctctgcacaggcagcagtggaggacagtgatcagatctttactgagctgatccgctccattgagagaaggagctctgaggtgaaggagctgatcagagcccaagagaaggctcaagtgagtcaagctgaaggactcctggagcaactgaagcaggagatagctgagctgaggaagagaagcactgagctggagcagctctcacacacagaggatcACATCCATTTTCTCCAG agttatcagtctctctccagtatcagtgtatcttcagacttacccagcatcgttgtccgtcctcttcagtactttggagatgtgagtaagactgtgtctgaactgagagagaaactagaagaCTTCCTTAAAGGAGAATGGACCAAGATCTCCACTACAG tgaatatagtggatgttgtactgcctccagagcccaagaccagagaacagttgttacaat attcctgtcagctcacactggacccaaacacagcatacacatttctctctctgtctgaagggaACAGAAAGGTGACCTGTACAGACCAAGTCCAACCATATcctgaccatccagacagattCACCAACTACTGTCAGgttctgtgtagagagggtctgtctggacgctgttactgggaggtggagAGGACTGGTGATGTTATTACAGCAGTCTCATATAAAGACATCAGCAGAACAGGGACAGATGGTGGATTTGGACACAATAACAAGTCCTGGAGTTTACAGTACTATAGTGGTGATTATTGTTTCATACACAATAATGTTGTGACTAAAGTATCAGGCCCTCAGTcctccagagtaggagtgtacctggatcacaaggcaggtactctgtccttctacagtgtCTCTGACACAATGACCCTCCTCCACAGAGTCCAGACCACATTTACTCAGACCCTCTATCCTGGGTTTATGCTCAATGGTactgctgagctggttaaactgtag